In the genome of Helicobacter colisuis, one region contains:
- the mraY gene encoding phospho-N-acetylmuramoyl-pentapeptide-transferase: MLYYFYEFLNINLFQYITFRAAIAFFVAFLMTIFLMPYYILWASSKKANQPISQFAPKNHQQKVNIPTMGGIVFVFSTLIAALLCAKLNNSYVILGILSLILFSSIGIYDDFSKVMQKKNAGMSARTKFALQGLSGLFIALGLYFYGMNSHLYLPFLKNPIWDWGILSLLFWVLVFVATSNAVNLTDGLDGLVAIPSIYALVSLGVFVYVAGHSGLSAYLLYPKIQESGEVVILSAALIGALIGFLWYNCHPAQVFMGDSGSLAIGGFIAYMAIISKNEILLFVIGFIFVVEALSVLLQIGSYKTRGKKLFLMAPLHHHFEEKGLKESKIIVRFWIVALMSNLIALLTLKLR; encoded by the coding sequence ATGTTGTATTATTTTTATGAATTTCTAAACATTAACCTGTTTCAATATATCACATTTCGCGCTGCCATTGCCTTTTTTGTTGCATTTTTGATGACTATTTTTTTAATGCCCTATTATATTTTATGGGCAAGTAGCAAAAAGGCTAATCAGCCCATCTCACAATTTGCACCCAAAAACCACCAACAAAAAGTCAATATTCCAACAATGGGCGGAATCGTTTTTGTTTTTTCTACCTTAATTGCAGCCTTGCTTTGTGCTAAACTCAATAATTCTTATGTGATTCTTGGAATCTTAAGTCTTATTTTATTTTCTAGCATTGGGATTTATGATGATTTCTCCAAAGTAATGCAAAAGAAAAATGCAGGAATGAGCGCACGGACAAAGTTTGCATTACAAGGATTAAGCGGACTTTTTATCGCATTGGGGCTTTATTTTTATGGAATGAATAGCCACCTTTATCTCCCTTTTTTAAAAAATCCCATTTGGGATTGGGGGATATTAAGCCTTTTATTTTGGGTGCTAGTTTTTGTTGCTACTAGCAACGCAGTCAATCTCACTGATGGCTTAGATGGATTAGTGGCAATTCCCTCCATTTATGCGCTTGTTTCTTTAGGAGTTTTTGTTTATGTTGCAGGTCATTCAGGGCTTAGTGCTTATCTTTTGTATCCTAAGATTCAAGAGAGTGGAGAAGTTGTGATTCTCTCTGCAGCACTCATTGGCGCTCTTATTGGATTTTTGTGGTATAACTGCCACCCTGCACAAGTTTTTATGGGCGATAGTGGAAGTCTCGCTATCGGTGGATTCATTGCTTATATGGCAATTATTTCAAAAAATGAAATTTTACTTTTTGTGATAGGATTTATCTTTGTTGTTGAAGCCCTATCCGTGCTCTTGCAAATTGGTAGCTACAAAACAAGGGGCAAAAAGCTCTTTTTAATGGCACCACTCCACCACCATTTTGAAGAAAAAGGCTTAAAAGAAAGTAAAATTATCGTGCGATTTTGGATTGTAGCTCTAATGAGTAACCTCATCGCACTTTTAACCCTCAAACTTCGCTAA
- the selD gene encoding selenide, water dikinase SelD, translated as MGLEDLSHLSCNLKNNKDSNILVGFSGNEDAGIYKISDELALVQSADFITPLVNDPYTYGQIAAANSLSDIYAMGGEVKTALNLLMWDSCHLDSQMISEVLEGGLSKIKEAGGVLLGGHTIGDKEQKYGLSVTGIIHPQKIWRNNTGQIGDCLILTKPIGMGILTTALKADMLDSKVELKISQIMATLNQKATKIASKYTIHACTDITGYGLLGHLYEMTNPKISIKLYSNQIPLLQEAIEFAKMGIIPGGSHSNQKAINPYCHFALPLDSLYLGLEILLFDAQTSGGLVFATPYNQAQSLLNELKNEGIDSAQIIGEIIPANDSPINIV; from the coding sequence GTGGGTCTGGAAGACCTCTCACATCTCTCTTGCAATCTCAAAAATAACAAGGATTCAAATATCCTTGTGGGTTTTAGCGGAAACGAAGATGCCGGAATCTATAAAATTAGCGATGAACTTGCGCTTGTGCAGAGTGCGGATTTTATCACACCGCTTGTCAATGATCCCTATACTTATGGGCAAATTGCAGCGGCAAATTCACTTAGCGATATTTATGCTATGGGTGGAGAGGTGAAAACTGCGCTAAATCTACTAATGTGGGATAGTTGCCACCTTGATTCACAAATGATTAGCGAAGTGCTTGAGGGTGGATTATCCAAAATCAAAGAAGCTGGGGGTGTGCTACTTGGCGGACATACGATAGGAGACAAGGAGCAAAAGTATGGGTTAAGCGTAACAGGAATCATTCATCCACAAAAAATATGGCGCAACAACACAGGACAAATTGGAGATTGCTTAATCCTTACCAAACCCATTGGAATGGGGATTTTAACAACAGCGCTTAAGGCAGATATGCTTGATTCTAAAGTGGAGCTAAAAATCTCTCAAATTATGGCAACACTTAACCAAAAAGCCACTAAAATAGCTTCTAAATACACTATTCACGCCTGCACAGATATTACAGGTTATGGGCTTTTGGGGCATTTATATGAGATGACAAATCCCAAAATCTCGATTAAGCTTTATTCAAACCAAATTCCTCTTTTACAAGAAGCCATAGAATTTGCCAAAATGGGAATCATCCCCGGAGGTAGCCACTCTAATCAAAAGGCAATCAATCCTTATTGCCATTTTGCACTTCCTTTGGATTCTTTGTATTTGGGATTGGAAATTTTACTTTTTGATGCACAAACTTCTGGTGGATTAGTCTTTGCCACCCCTTATAATCAAGCTCAAAGTTTGCTAAATGAATTAAAAAACGAAGGGATAGATTCAGCTCAAATTATTGGAGAAATCATACCTGCAAATGATTCCCCTATAAATATTGTCTAA
- the gpmI gene encoding 2,3-bisphosphoglycerate-independent phosphoglycerate mutase, translated as MKTILVITDGIGYSKQEKFNAFFEAKKPNYDRLFKEVPYGMIKTYGLSVGLPEGQMGNSEVGHMCMGSGRILYQDLVKINQAIQEGRLLGNPALEVLKECKRIHLVGLMSDGGVHSHLEHILTLAEGLQERFEILLHLITDGRDVLPQTALKFLEEVECRIQNKNIKIASISGRFYAMDRDNRWERVEEAYNVIVCAENLQTISPKQYIQEHYNQGVFDEFIKPASFDASGIKKGDGLIFVNFRSDRAREIVSALGNEEFSGFERKKWIPIPLVTMTPYDKNFNFPILFPKESIPNTLAEVISNHNLRQFHTAETEKYAHVTFFFNGGIEEPYPNETRVLVPSPKVKTYDQKPEMSAREVGDMVLKAMEEDYDFIVVNFANGDMVGHTGVFEAAVRAVEAVDREIGRIYEKSKEKDYAFVMTSDHGNCEEMQNDKGEILTNHTIGEVWCFVSAPSVKEVKNGGLNNIAPSVLKLMELEIPQEMDEALF; from the coding sequence ATGAAAACAATTTTGGTTATTACAGATGGGATTGGTTATAGTAAGCAAGAGAAGTTTAATGCATTTTTTGAGGCTAAGAAGCCTAATTATGATCGATTATTTAAGGAAGTTCCTTATGGAATGATAAAAACTTATGGGCTTTCTGTGGGATTGCCAGAGGGGCAAATGGGAAACTCTGAAGTGGGGCATATGTGTATGGGAAGTGGGAGAATCTTGTATCAAGATTTGGTGAAAATTAACCAAGCTATTCAAGAGGGTCGCCTTTTAGGCAATCCTGCTTTGGAAGTTTTAAAGGAATGTAAGCGGATTCATTTAGTGGGATTAATGAGTGATGGTGGAGTGCATTCGCATTTAGAGCATATTCTTACCCTAGCTGAAGGATTGCAAGAGAGATTTGAGATTTTACTGCATCTAATCACAGATGGGCGGGATGTCTTGCCACAAACTGCTTTGAAATTTTTAGAAGAAGTGGAGTGTAGAATCCAAAATAAAAATATCAAAATTGCTTCCATTAGCGGTCGATTCTATGCTATGGATAGGGATAATCGCTGGGAGCGTGTGGAAGAGGCGTATAATGTGATTGTTTGTGCGGAGAATCTGCAAACCATATCGCCTAAGCAATACATTCAAGAACACTATAATCAAGGAGTTTTTGATGAATTTATCAAGCCTGCTAGTTTTGATGCAAGTGGAATCAAAAAGGGAGATGGCTTGATATTTGTGAATTTCAGAAGCGATAGAGCAAGGGAGATTGTCAGTGCGCTTGGAAATGAAGAATTTAGCGGATTTGAGCGTAAAAAATGGATACCAATCCCGCTTGTAACTATGACGCCTTATGATAAAAACTTTAATTTTCCTATTTTATTCCCCAAAGAAAGCATTCCAAACACTCTTGCCGAAGTGATTTCAAACCACAATTTAAGACAATTTCACACAGCTGAAACCGAGAAATACGCTCATGTAACTTTCTTTTTCAATGGTGGGATAGAAGAACCATATCCTAATGAAACGAGAGTTTTAGTCCCTTCTCCTAAGGTAAAGACTTATGATCAAAAGCCTGAAATGAGTGCTAGGGAAGTTGGCGATATGGTATTAAAGGCGATGGAAGAGGATTATGATTTTATTGTGGTGAATTTTGCAAATGGCGATATGGTGGGACACACAGGGGTTTTTGAAGCGGCAGTTAGGGCGGTTGAAGCAGTGGATAGAGAGATCGGTAGAATCTATGAGAAATCCAAAGAGAAAGATTATGCCTTTGTGATGACAAGCGATCATGGGAATTGTGAAGAAATGCAAAATGATAAGGGTGAGATTCTAACAAACCATACCATAGGAGAAGTTTGGTGTTTTGTCTCTGCTCCAAGTGTAAAAGAAGTCAAAAATGGCGGATTAAATAATATCGCCCCAAGTGTTTTGAAGCTTATGGAGCTAGAGATACCACAAGAGATGGATGAAGCGTTGTTTTAG
- a CDS encoding flavodoxin, producing MSKIGLFYGSDGGNTQRIAEKIAVNLREKHSKEVEIFDVAKASREDLKGFSNLILATPTYGSGELQNDWEEFLTTLSPLDFEGKVVAFVGLGDQDTYGDTFCDGVFEIYNRVSKNAKIIGKTSIEGYEYQESNSVIEGEFVGLILDENNQEDLTDTRIENWCDLIAGQFN from the coding sequence ATGAGTAAAATTGGATTATTTTATGGAAGCGATGGTGGGAATACTCAAAGAATCGCAGAAAAAATTGCTGTAAATTTACGAGAAAAACATTCTAAAGAAGTAGAAATTTTTGATGTGGCTAAAGCTTCTAGGGAAGATTTAAAAGGATTTTCAAATCTAATTTTAGCTACACCAACTTACGGAAGTGGTGAGCTTCAAAACGATTGGGAAGAGTTTTTAACTACTTTAAGTCCTTTGGATTTTGAAGGTAAAGTTGTTGCATTTGTTGGACTTGGTGATCAAGACACTTATGGTGATACTTTTTGTGATGGGGTTTTTGAGATTTACAATCGAGTTTCCAAAAATGCAAAGATAATTGGTAAAACTAGTATAGAGGGCTATGAATATCAAGAATCAAATTCAGTAATTGAAGGTGAATTTGTGGGATTGATTTTAGATGAAAATAATCAAGAAGATTTAACAGACACAAGAATAGAAAATTGGTGCGATTTAATTGCAGGGCAATTTAATTAA
- a CDS encoding cation:proton antiporter produces MAVISGIILNKLKIPTIIGYIVTGVLTAYIFDFRVEDSNDLSEIAEMGIVFLMFMIGLDFSFKKMSSIKQEVFLFGGLQIGLSILVFFFICYSLFGFNFDTSIIVASAISLSSTAIVLKYLNEVNQTKTSYGIASVGILIFQDLAVIPILLMIKLLSSKDLAMSDLLLTTGISAFIVVLLLLLPGRFLAKIILRSSAKMKTDEIFVGTVFLIVLGSAFLSQSFGFSMTLGAFLSGMIISSTSYKYQVASVLVYFRDLLLGIFFITIGMQVDIIFLAKYFIIIILLVFLTLLAKTLIMFAFLSFFRGTKIAMKIALSLSQIGEFSFAIFLLASQHEILNLQLDGGILKHIFGTEFFASITPVEIHQFLTLMVIFSMIATPFILDNLDKCTAFALKAIKIPQKNPTTYMQEQQETKEPKETKKRILICGYGLVGQKIFDFLKDYDIEVFGIDSNYERVEKGIIRGDKIIYGNITDKMIFREVEIQKVTAVILCIESPVEIEKACRHILALSKYTKIIVQTRDNTLESELKAMGLYGVINSTMEIATILSNLAIETIKEEEEKQGESTKVI; encoded by the coding sequence ATGGCAGTCATTTCAGGCATTATTTTAAACAAACTCAAAATACCCACTATTATTGGATATATTGTTACTGGGGTTTTGACTGCTTATATTTTTGACTTTAGGGTTGAAGATTCAAATGATTTAAGCGAAATAGCTGAAATGGGAATTGTCTTTTTGATGTTTATGATTGGACTTGATTTTAGCTTCAAAAAAATGTCTTCTATTAAGCAAGAAGTTTTTTTATTTGGCGGTTTGCAAATTGGACTTTCTATCCTAGTTTTCTTTTTTATTTGCTATTCTCTTTTTGGATTTAACTTTGATACTTCTATTATTGTTGCTAGTGCAATTAGCCTTTCTTCAACCGCAATTGTTCTCAAATATCTTAATGAAGTTAATCAAACCAAAACTTCTTATGGAATTGCATCAGTTGGGATTTTAATCTTTCAAGATTTGGCTGTAATTCCTATCCTTTTGATGATTAAGCTCCTAAGTAGCAAAGATCTAGCTATGAGTGATCTTTTGCTAACTACAGGCATTTCTGCTTTTATTGTTGTGCTTTTACTTTTATTGCCAGGTAGATTCTTGGCTAAAATCATTTTACGCTCTTCAGCTAAAATGAAAACTGATGAAATTTTTGTAGGAACAGTGTTTTTGATTGTTTTAGGCTCTGCTTTTTTAAGTCAATCTTTTGGTTTTTCAATGACACTTGGAGCGTTTTTGTCTGGTATGATTATTTCAAGCACTTCCTATAAATACCAAGTTGCTTCAGTTTTGGTTTATTTCCGCGATCTCTTACTTGGAATCTTTTTTATCACTATAGGAATGCAGGTTGATATTATATTTTTGGCAAAATATTTCATTATTATTATTCTCCTTGTTTTCCTTACACTTTTAGCAAAAACTCTCATTATGTTTGCTTTTTTGAGTTTCTTTAGGGGGACTAAGATCGCAATGAAAATCGCCCTCTCTCTTTCTCAAATTGGAGAATTTTCTTTTGCAATTTTCCTCCTTGCAAGCCAACATGAGATTCTAAACTTACAACTAGATGGTGGAATCTTAAAGCATATTTTTGGAACAGAATTTTTTGCTTCCATTACCCCAGTTGAAATCCATCAATTCCTTACGCTAATGGTTATTTTCTCAATGATTGCCACCCCTTTTATTCTTGATAATCTTGATAAATGCACCGCTTTTGCCCTAAAAGCCATCAAGATTCCACAAAAAAATCCAACCACTTACATGCAAGAACAACAAGAAACAAAGGAACCAAAAGAGACCAAAAAACGCATTCTTATTTGTGGTTATGGACTTGTAGGACAAAAAATATTTGACTTCTTAAAGGACTATGATATAGAGGTTTTTGGGATTGATTCAAATTATGAGAGAGTAGAGAAAGGAATCATACGGGGAGATAAAATCATTTATGGAAACATCACTGATAAAATGATTTTTAGAGAAGTTGAGATTCAAAAGGTTACTGCAGTAATTTTATGTATTGAATCGCCAGTAGAAATCGAAAAAGCTTGCAGACATATCCTAGCACTATCCAAATACACTAAAATCATTGTCCAAACACGCGATAATACACTTGAATCAGAACTCAAAGCAATGGGGCTTTATGGTGTCATCAACTCCACAATGGAAATTGCAACCATCCTTTCAAATCTTGCCATTGAAACTATCAAAGAAGAGGAAGAAAAACAAGGCGAATCCACTAAAGTGATTTAA
- a CDS encoding sulfite exporter TauE/SafE family protein: protein MEVLTLDFWSVAGLLAVGLLAGILAGLFGIGGGAIIVPMMILLRNDIKIAIGISIMQMIFSSVYGSYVNYKKKNLDFRDGVYVGIGGLIGASFSGLVISSVPSSILEIIFSFFIVYSIVRFFFTNAYGGERKVGEGWKSILFLMGCGCVVGVFAISLGIGGGMMLAPLLAYYLGYSSKQIVPISLFFVIFSSVSGFTSLALHGYVDYIQGCIVGIASLIGVRIGIWTLSKVDSKKHKYALLAMYLFVLAIMFDKMLFG from the coding sequence ATGGAAGTTTTGACACTGGACTTTTGGAGTGTAGCTGGATTGCTTGCAGTGGGGCTTTTAGCAGGGATTCTAGCAGGGCTTTTTGGGATTGGCGGTGGGGCGATTATTGTTCCAATGATGATTTTACTTAGAAATGATATTAAAATTGCCATTGGAATCTCCATTATGCAAATGATTTTTTCTTCTGTTTATGGCTCTTATGTGAATTATAAAAAGAAAAATTTAGATTTTAGAGATGGTGTTTATGTTGGGATTGGTGGGCTTATAGGGGCGTCTTTTAGTGGGCTAGTTATTTCTAGTGTGCCTTCTAGTATTTTAGAGATTATCTTTAGTTTTTTTATTGTTTATAGTATTGTGCGATTTTTCTTTACTAACGCTTATGGTGGCGAACGCAAAGTGGGCGAAGGTTGGAAGTCAATTTTGTTTTTAATGGGTTGTGGGTGTGTGGTTGGAGTTTTCGCAATTTCGCTAGGAATTGGCGGAGGAATGATGTTAGCACCGCTTTTGGCGTATTACCTTGGATATAGCTCAAAGCAAATTGTCCCTATTTCGCTATTTTTTGTGATTTTCTCATCAGTATCAGGATTTACTTCTTTGGCATTGCATGGCTATGTGGATTATATCCAAGGCTGTATTGTCGGTATTGCTTCTTTGATTGGGGTTAGGATTGGGATTTGGACTTTAAGTAAAGTGGATTCTAAGAAACACAAATACGCGCTTTTGGCGATGTATTTGTTTGTTTTAGCTATTATGTTTGATAAAATGCTATTTGGGTGA
- the murD gene encoding UDP-N-acetylmuramoyl-L-alanine--D-glutamate ligase, producing the protein MLFLLGYGKTNQAIADKFSPCYIFDDNFKEVSKDSKGNTLLPSNQLKDYLEKYPNAQIITSPGIPPQNPMIKLSQPISEYDFFASTMPFSVWISGTNGKTTTTQMLTHLLQNKGALSGGNIGTPLANLNPKAPLWILETSSFTIHYTNIARPNLYLLLPITQDHISWHGNYESYIADKLKPLLSMKDKEIAIIPQSLQSHSFCQKTLAKLFFYSDSQSLAKQFFLDLNKITFKEPFLLDAILALSATRILFNEVDYDLLNSFKIGAHKIEEFFDSQNRLWVDDSKGTNLDATMEAIKRYQNKALHLILGGDDKGADLTPLFKLIEKCQITLYAIGSNTQKIALLAKDHHIPCFPCHTLETAVQKIHKHHTQQSVAMLSPAAASLDQFSSYKERGDKFKVYVQSL; encoded by the coding sequence ATGCTTTTTTTACTCGGATATGGCAAAACCAATCAAGCAATTGCTGATAAATTTAGCCCTTGCTACATTTTTGATGATAACTTTAAGGAAGTCTCTAAAGATTCTAAAGGCAACACGCTTTTGCCCTCAAACCAACTAAAAGATTATTTAGAAAAATACCCTAACGCACAAATTATCACAAGCCCAGGTATCCCTCCACAAAATCCGATGATAAAGCTTAGCCAACCCATTAGTGAATATGATTTTTTTGCCTCCACAATGCCCTTTAGCGTGTGGATTAGTGGAACCAATGGAAAAACCACTACCACGCAAATGCTAACCCACCTCCTCCAAAACAAAGGTGCTCTTAGTGGCGGAAATATTGGCACTCCCTTAGCTAATCTTAACCCAAAAGCTCCCCTTTGGATTTTAGAAACTAGCTCTTTTACAATCCATTACACCAATATAGCTAGACCCAATCTATACCTACTTTTACCCATAACCCAAGATCACATTAGCTGGCATGGCAATTATGAATCTTATATCGCAGACAAACTCAAACCTCTTTTGTCAATGAAAGACAAAGAAATAGCCATTATCCCCCAATCTTTGCAGTCTCATTCTTTTTGTCAAAAAACCCTAGCTAAACTTTTTTTCTACTCTGATTCTCAATCTTTAGCAAAGCAGTTCTTCCTAGATCTAAACAAAATTACCTTTAAAGAACCCTTTTTACTCGATGCCATTCTTGCTCTTAGTGCTACACGGATTCTCTTTAATGAGGTGGATTATGATTTGCTTAATAGTTTTAAAATCGGCGCTCATAAAATTGAAGAATTTTTTGATAGCCAAAATCGCCTTTGGGTTGATGATAGCAAAGGCACTAATCTTGATGCCACAATGGAGGCTATCAAACGCTATCAAAATAAAGCACTCCATTTGATTCTAGGAGGAGATGACAAAGGTGCAGATTTAACGCCACTTTTTAAATTGATAGAAAAATGTCAAATCACCCTTTATGCCATCGGATCAAATACCCAAAAAATAGCTCTTTTGGCTAAAGATCACCATATCCCTTGTTTTCCTTGCCACACCCTAGAAACTGCGGTGCAAAAAATCCACAAACACCACACACAACAAAGTGTCGCAATGCTTTCACCTGCTGCAGCAAGTTTAGATCAATTTAGCTCTTATAAAGAAAGGGGTGATAAATTTAAAGTCTATGTCCAATCTCTCTAA